In one Bradyrhizobium sp. 4 genomic region, the following are encoded:
- the gcvP gene encoding aminomethyl-transferring glycine dehydrogenase produces the protein MTAHRKSNGDTTSFVRRHIGPSARDVTAMLEAVGANSVDTLMAQTLPASIRQAAPLDLGKPLSETEAIAHMGELAAQNQVFTSLIGQGYSGTILPAVIQRNILENPAWYTAYTPYQPEISQGRLEALLNFQTMICDLTGLDVANASLLDEATAAAEAMALAERHSRVEAKAFFVDKDVHPQTLAVMRTRAEPLGWTLVVGDPLTDLDKTDVLGALLQYPGSSGAVRDLRPAIASLKAKGALAIIAADLLALTLLASPGELGADIAIGSAQRFGVPMGYGGPHAAYMAVRDALKRSLPGRIVGLSVDSRGMPAYRLALQTREQHIRREKATSNICTAQVLLAVIASMYAVYHGPEGLSQIARNVHRRAAVLAAGLRKLGFTLQSDNFFDTLSVDAGGKRAEIVARAAADKINLGVGETALRIALDETTTPATVEAVWRAFGGQLAYAEIDATTREALPETLKRATSFLTHPVFHAHRSETEMLRYMRKLSDRDLALDRAMIPLGSCTMKLNATTEMMPLTWPEFGSLHPFAPREQARGYHALFARLEKWLCDITGYDAISLQPNSGAQGEYAGLLAIRGYHAARGETHRKICLIPSSAHGTNPASAAMVGMDVVVVACEKNGDVDVNDLRAKAEKHSNDLAAVMITYPSTHGVFEEHIREICDIVHGHGGQVYLDGANLNAQVGLSRPGDYGADVSHLNLHKTFCIPHGGGGPGMGPIGVKAHLKPFLPGHPATDGKAPVGPVSAAPFGSASILTISYIYILMMGGEGLKRATEIAILNANYVAARLDAHFPVLYKNEKGCVAHECIVDPRALKTTSGVTVDDIAKRLIDYGFHAPTMSFPVPGTLMIEPTESESKAELDRFCDAMIAIRKEIAEVEAGRFKIEASPLRHAPHTVHDIADDDWKRAYTRAEGCFPAGTSRTDKYWSPVGRVDNVYGDRNLVCSCPPVSDYAEAAE, from the coding sequence ATGACCGCGCACCGCAAATCCAACGGCGACACCACCAGCTTCGTCCGCCGCCACATCGGCCCCTCCGCGCGCGACGTCACCGCGATGCTCGAGGCCGTCGGCGCGAACAGCGTCGATACGCTGATGGCGCAGACGCTGCCGGCCTCGATCCGGCAGGCCGCCCCGCTCGATCTCGGCAAGCCGCTCAGCGAGACCGAGGCGATCGCGCATATGGGCGAGCTCGCCGCCCAGAACCAGGTCTTCACCTCGCTGATCGGCCAGGGCTATTCCGGCACGATCCTGCCTGCGGTGATCCAACGCAACATTTTGGAGAACCCGGCCTGGTACACGGCGTACACGCCCTACCAGCCCGAAATCAGCCAAGGCCGGCTCGAGGCGCTGCTCAACTTCCAGACCATGATCTGCGACCTCACCGGGCTCGACGTCGCCAACGCCTCGCTGCTCGACGAGGCCACCGCTGCCGCCGAAGCGATGGCGCTCGCGGAGCGGCACTCACGGGTCGAAGCAAAGGCCTTCTTCGTCGACAAGGACGTGCATCCGCAGACGCTCGCGGTGATGCGCACCCGCGCGGAGCCCCTGGGCTGGACCCTGGTCGTCGGCGATCCCCTCACCGATCTCGACAAGACGGACGTGCTTGGCGCGCTGCTGCAATATCCGGGCAGTTCAGGCGCTGTGCGCGACCTCAGGCCCGCGATCGCCAGCCTGAAGGCCAAGGGCGCGCTCGCGATCATCGCCGCCGATCTGCTGGCGCTGACACTGCTCGCCTCGCCCGGCGAGCTCGGCGCGGACATCGCCATCGGCTCGGCGCAACGTTTTGGCGTGCCGATGGGCTATGGCGGACCGCACGCGGCCTATATGGCGGTGCGCGATGCGCTCAAGCGCTCGCTGCCTGGCCGCATCGTCGGCCTCTCCGTGGATTCGCGCGGAATGCCGGCCTATCGCCTCGCGCTGCAGACCCGCGAGCAGCACATCCGTCGCGAGAAGGCGACCTCCAACATCTGCACCGCGCAGGTGCTGCTCGCCGTGATCGCCTCGATGTATGCGGTCTATCACGGCCCCGAAGGCCTTTCGCAGATCGCGCGCAACGTGCATCGCCGCGCCGCCGTGCTGGCGGCCGGCCTGCGCAAGCTCGGCTTTACGCTTCAGTCCGACAATTTCTTCGACACGCTCAGCGTGGATGCAGGTGGCAAACGCGCCGAGATCGTCGCGCGCGCCGCTGCCGACAAGATCAACCTTGGCGTCGGCGAAACCGCATTGCGGATCGCGCTCGACGAGACCACCACGCCCGCGACGGTCGAAGCGGTCTGGCGCGCCTTCGGCGGCCAGCTTGCCTATGCCGAGATTGACGCCACCACGCGCGAGGCGCTGCCGGAGACGCTCAAGCGCGCGACCTCTTTCCTCACCCACCCCGTCTTCCACGCGCATCGCTCGGAAACCGAGATGCTGCGCTACATGCGCAAGCTCAGCGATCGCGACCTCGCGCTCGACCGCGCGATGATCCCGCTTGGCTCGTGCACCATGAAGCTGAACGCGACCACCGAGATGATGCCGCTGACCTGGCCCGAGTTCGGCTCGCTGCATCCGTTCGCCCCGCGCGAGCAGGCACGCGGCTATCACGCGCTGTTCGCGCGCCTGGAGAAGTGGCTGTGCGACATCACCGGCTATGACGCGATCTCGCTGCAGCCGAACTCGGGCGCGCAAGGCGAATATGCCGGGCTTCTGGCCATCCGCGGCTATCACGCGGCGCGTGGCGAGACGCATCGCAAGATCTGCCTGATCCCCTCCTCCGCCCACGGCACCAACCCGGCTTCGGCCGCGATGGTTGGCATGGACGTGGTGGTGGTCGCCTGCGAAAAGAACGGCGATGTCGACGTCAACGATCTCCGCGCCAAGGCCGAGAAGCATTCGAACGACCTCGCCGCTGTCATGATCACCTATCCCTCGACCCATGGCGTGTTCGAGGAGCACATTCGCGAGATCTGCGACATCGTGCATGGCCATGGCGGCCAGGTTTATCTCGACGGCGCCAACCTCAACGCGCAGGTCGGCTTGTCCCGGCCCGGCGACTACGGCGCCGATGTCAGCCATCTCAATCTGCACAAGACCTTCTGCATTCCGCATGGCGGCGGCGGCCCGGGCATGGGCCCGATCGGCGTCAAGGCGCACCTTAAGCCGTTCCTGCCCGGTCATCCCGCGACGGATGGGAAAGCGCCCGTGGGGCCGGTCTCGGCCGCGCCGTTCGGCTCGGCTTCGATCCTCACCATCTCCTACATCTACATCCTGATGATGGGCGGCGAAGGCCTCAAGCGCGCCACCGAGATCGCGATCCTCAACGCCAACTACGTCGCAGCAAGGCTCGATGCGCACTTCCCGGTTCTCTACAAGAACGAAAAGGGCTGCGTCGCGCACGAGTGTATCGTCGATCCCCGCGCGCTGAAGACGACCTCAGGCGTCACCGTCGACGACATCGCCAAGCGCCTGATCGACTACGGCTTCCACGCGCCCACCATGAGCTTCCCTGTGCCGGGCACTCTGATGATCGAGCCGACCGAGTCGGAATCCAAGGCGGAGCTGGATCGCTTCTGCGATGCCATGATCGCGATCCGGAAGGAAATCGCCGAGGTCGAAGCCGGCCGCTTCAAGATCGAGGCGTCGCCGCTGCGTCATGCCCCACACACCGTGCATGACATCGCGGATGACGATTGGAAGCGCGCCTACACCCGCGCCGAGGGCTGCTTCCCCGCAGGCACCTCGCGCACCGACAAATACTGGAGCCCGGTGGGGCGCGTCGACAACGTCTATGGCGACCGCAATCTGGTGTGCTCGTGCCCGCCGGTGAGCGATTACGCGGAGGCGGCGGAGTAA
- the gcvH gene encoding glycine cleavage system protein GcvH: MTTTLYTSDHEWLAIDGDVATVGITDYAQSQLGDVVFVELPKLGRTLKKAEPAAVVESVKAASDVYAPVTGEVLETNAALAAEPALVNSDAQGAAWFFKIKIADKSELGGLMDEAAYKAHTA, encoded by the coding sequence ATGACCACGACGCTCTACACCTCCGACCACGAATGGCTCGCGATCGACGGCGATGTCGCCACCGTCGGCATCACCGACTACGCGCAATCGCAGCTCGGCGACGTCGTGTTCGTCGAATTGCCCAAGCTCGGCCGCACGCTGAAGAAGGCCGAACCCGCCGCCGTCGTGGAATCCGTGAAGGCCGCATCGGACGTCTACGCGCCTGTGACCGGCGAAGTGCTCGAGACCAACGCTGCGCTCGCCGCCGAGCCCGCACTGGTGAACTCGGATGCGCAAGGCGCGGCCTGGTTCTTCAAGATCAAGATTGCCGACAAGAGCGAGCTCGGCGGTCTGATGGACGAAGCGGCGTACAAGGCCCACACGGCGTGA
- the gcvT gene encoding glycine cleavage system aminomethyltransferase GcvT: MLARDDKDSLKRTPLYDLHVSLGGKMVPFAGYDMPVQYPAGVLKEHLHTRNAAGLFDVSHMGQIALRPKSGKVEDAARALERLVPQDIMAIAPGRQRYAQFTNAEGGILDDLMVANFGDHFFLVVNAACKAEDEAHLRANLSDDCVIEQLADRALIALQGPKAESALAKLCAEAPDMKFMDTGPHKVAGLDCFVSRSGYTGEDGFEISVPAGDAERLAKALLDNPDVMPIGLGARDSLRLEGGLCLYGHDIDTATTPVEAALEWSVQKSRRTGGARAGGFPGAAQILAHFDHGASRRRVGLRTEGRAPVREGALLFADATSAEPIGKVTSGGFGPSLNAPVAMGYVPTASSAIDTKLFAEVRGQRLAVQIAAMPFVKNTYKR, from the coding sequence ATGCTTGCGCGTGACGACAAAGACTCCCTGAAACGTACCCCCCTTTACGATCTTCATGTCTCGCTCGGCGGCAAGATGGTGCCGTTCGCGGGCTATGACATGCCGGTGCAATATCCGGCCGGAGTCCTGAAGGAGCACCTTCACACCCGCAACGCAGCCGGCCTGTTCGACGTCTCCCACATGGGCCAGATCGCGCTCCGGCCGAAATCGGGCAAGGTCGAGGACGCCGCCCGCGCGCTGGAACGGCTGGTGCCGCAGGATATCATGGCGATCGCGCCTGGCCGGCAGCGCTACGCCCAGTTCACCAATGCCGAGGGCGGAATTCTGGACGATCTGATGGTCGCCAATTTCGGCGATCACTTCTTCCTGGTCGTCAATGCCGCCTGCAAGGCCGAGGACGAGGCGCATCTGCGCGCGAATCTCTCGGACGACTGCGTCATCGAGCAGCTGGCCGACCGCGCGCTGATTGCGCTGCAGGGGCCGAAGGCGGAATCGGCGCTGGCGAAATTATGTGCAGAGGCGCCCGACATGAAATTCATGGATACCGGCCCGCACAAGGTCGCCGGCCTCGACTGCTTCGTCTCGCGCTCCGGCTATACCGGCGAGGACGGCTTCGAGATTTCGGTTCCTGCCGGCGATGCCGAACGGCTCGCCAAGGCCCTGCTGGACAATCCGGACGTCATGCCGATCGGGCTCGGCGCCCGTGACAGCCTGCGGCTCGAAGGCGGGCTTTGTCTTTACGGCCACGACATCGACACCGCGACCACGCCGGTCGAGGCCGCACTGGAATGGTCGGTGCAGAAGAGCCGCCGCACCGGCGGTGCGCGTGCCGGCGGCTTCCCCGGCGCGGCACAGATTCTCGCCCATTTCGACCATGGCGCGTCCCGCCGCCGCGTCGGCCTGCGCACCGAGGGCCGCGCGCCGGTGCGCGAGGGCGCGCTGCTGTTTGCGGACGCGACCTCCGCCGAGCCGATCGGAAAGGTCACCTCGGGCGGTTTCGGCCCGAGCCTGAATGCGCCGGTCGCGATGGGCTATGTGCCCACGGCATCGAGCGCGATCGACACAAAACTCTTCGCCGAGGTGCGCGGCCAACGCCTGGCCGTGCAAATCGCCGCCATGCCCTTCGTGAAAAACACCTACAAACGCTGA
- the alaS gene encoding alanine--tRNA ligase — MSGVNEIRSTFLNFFAENGHEIVSSSPLVPRNDPTLMFTNAGMVQFKNVFTGVEKRPYQRATTSQKCVRAGGKHNDLDNVGYTARHLTFFEMLGNFSFGDYFKERAIELAWKLITKEYGLKKDKLLVTVYHTDDEAAGLWKKIAGFSEDRIIRIPTSDNFWAMGDTGPCGPCSEIFIDRGEHIWGGPPGSPEEDGDRFLEFWNLVFMQYEQVTKEERVALPRPSIDTGMGLERMACIMQGVDSVFETDLFRHLIDATASALGSGPDEKTVASFRVIADHLRSSAFLVADGVLPSNEGRGYVLRRIMRRAMRHAQLLGAQEPLMHRLVWALVREMGQAYPDLMRAENLIEETLRLEETRFRKTLTRGLAILDEKSASLKKGDMFDGDVAFTLYDTYGFPLDLTQDALKSRGISVDQASFTDAMERQKAKARESWKGSGEAASEAIWFPLREKLGATEFLGYETESAEGVVTALVKDGKEATSLKAGDTGAIVLNQTPFYAESGGQVGDTGVLTGEGGIKFRVTDTQKKLGDFFVHVGMVESGELKLGTALQLEVDHGRRFSIRAHHSATHLIHEALRQVLGDHIAQRGSMVAPDRLRFDFVHPKPITAEELARVEDIANDVVLENDEVSTRVMGVDEAREAGARALFGEKYGDEVRVVSMGRTARERGANALGWSVELCGGTHVKRTGDIGLITLTGESAVASGVRRIEALTGNYARKHANDTMALAKTAAHELRTSIDDVPARIAALMEERKKLERELSDARKKLALGGGAASSNGAASGVREVGDVKLMARAVEGIEMKDLKSLADDGKKQIGSGVVAIVGVTEDGKAGVVVGVTADLTSRFNAVNLVKVASEALGGKGGGGRPDMAQAGGPDGANAAAALTAIEKAMIEQKSAGA; from the coding sequence ATGAGCGGCGTCAACGAGATCAGGTCGACCTTTCTGAACTTCTTTGCCGAGAACGGCCACGAGATCGTGTCGTCCTCGCCATTGGTGCCGCGCAACGACCCGACATTGATGTTCACCAATGCCGGCATGGTGCAGTTCAAGAACGTCTTCACCGGCGTCGAGAAGCGGCCCTACCAGCGCGCCACCACCTCGCAAAAATGCGTGCGCGCCGGCGGCAAGCACAATGACCTCGACAATGTCGGCTACACCGCGCGCCATCTCACCTTCTTCGAGATGCTCGGCAACTTCTCGTTCGGCGACTATTTCAAGGAGCGCGCGATCGAGCTGGCGTGGAAGCTGATCACGAAGGAATACGGGCTCAAGAAGGACAAGCTGCTCGTCACGGTCTACCACACCGACGACGAGGCGGCCGGACTGTGGAAGAAGATCGCTGGCTTCTCCGAGGACCGCATCATCCGCATCCCGACCTCGGACAATTTCTGGGCGATGGGCGACACCGGCCCGTGCGGCCCGTGCTCGGAAATCTTCATCGATCGCGGCGAGCACATCTGGGGCGGGCCTCCGGGCTCCCCGGAGGAGGACGGCGATCGCTTCCTCGAATTCTGGAACCTGGTGTTCATGCAGTACGAGCAGGTGACGAAGGAGGAGCGCGTGGCGCTGCCGCGTCCCTCGATCGACACCGGCATGGGACTGGAGCGCATGGCCTGCATCATGCAGGGCGTCGACAGCGTGTTCGAGACCGACCTGTTCCGTCATTTGATCGACGCGACGGCGTCTGCCTTGGGAAGCGGGCCGGACGAGAAGACCGTGGCCTCGTTCCGCGTCATCGCCGACCATCTGCGTTCGTCGGCCTTCCTCGTCGCCGACGGCGTGCTGCCCTCGAACGAGGGCCGCGGCTATGTGCTGCGCCGGATCATGCGCCGCGCGATGCGCCATGCGCAGCTGCTCGGTGCGCAAGAGCCGCTGATGCATCGGCTGGTCTGGGCGCTGGTGCGCGAGATGGGCCAGGCCTATCCGGATCTGATGCGCGCGGAAAATTTGATCGAGGAAACGCTGCGGCTGGAAGAGACCCGCTTCCGCAAGACGCTGACGCGCGGCCTCGCCATTCTCGACGAGAAGAGCGCGTCCTTGAAGAAGGGCGACATGTTCGACGGCGACGTCGCCTTCACGCTGTACGACACCTACGGCTTCCCGCTCGATTTGACGCAGGACGCGCTGAAGTCGCGCGGCATCAGCGTCGACCAGGCTTCGTTCACCGATGCGATGGAGCGTCAGAAGGCCAAGGCGCGCGAATCCTGGAAGGGGTCTGGCGAAGCTGCTTCCGAGGCGATCTGGTTCCCGCTGCGTGAGAAGCTGGGCGCAACCGAATTCCTGGGTTACGAGACCGAGAGCGCTGAAGGCGTGGTGACCGCGCTGGTCAAGGACGGCAAGGAAGCCACGAGCCTCAAGGCCGGCGACACCGGCGCGATCGTGCTGAACCAGACGCCGTTCTACGCGGAGTCCGGCGGCCAGGTCGGCGACACCGGCGTATTGACCGGCGAGGGCGGCATCAAATTCCGCGTCACCGACACGCAGAAGAAGCTCGGCGATTTCTTCGTTCACGTCGGCATGGTCGAGAGCGGCGAGCTGAAGCTCGGCACCGCGCTGCAGCTCGAAGTGGATCACGGCAGGCGCTTTTCGATCCGCGCGCATCACTCGGCCACGCATCTAATCCACGAGGCGCTGCGCCAGGTGCTCGGCGACCACATCGCCCAGCGCGGCTCGATGGTTGCGCCGGATCGGCTGCGCTTCGACTTCGTGCATCCGAAGCCGATCACGGCGGAAGAGCTCGCGCGGGTCGAGGACATCGCGAACGACGTGGTGCTGGAGAATGACGAAGTCTCGACCCGCGTCATGGGCGTGGACGAAGCCCGCGAAGCCGGCGCACGCGCCCTGTTCGGCGAGAAATATGGCGACGAGGTTCGCGTCGTCTCTATGGGCCGGACCGCGCGCGAGCGCGGCGCCAACGCACTCGGCTGGTCGGTCGAACTGTGCGGCGGCACGCATGTGAAGCGCACCGGCGACATCGGGCTGATCACGCTGACGGGCGAGAGCGCGGTCGCCTCCGGCGTGCGCCGCATCGAGGCGCTGACCGGCAACTACGCGCGAAAACACGCCAACGACACCATGGCGCTGGCGAAGACCGCGGCTCACGAGCTGCGCACCTCGATCGACGACGTCCCGGCGCGCATTGCCGCGCTGATGGAGGAGCGCAAGAAGCTCGAGCGCGAACTCTCCGACGCCCGCAAGAAGCTGGCGCTGGGCGGCGGTGCAGCTTCGAGCAACGGCGCGGCCTCCGGCGTGCGCGAAGTCGGCGACGTCAAGCTGATGGCGCGCGCGGTCGAGGGCATCGAGATGAAGGATCTCAAGAGCCTTGCCGACGACGGCAAGAAGCAGATCGGCTCCGGCGTCGTCGCCATCGTCGGCGTCACCGAGGATGGCAAGGCCGGCGTCGTCGTTGGCGTCACCGCGGACCTCACCTCGCGTTTCAATGCGGTCAATCTGGTGAAGGTCGCCTCCGAGGCGCTTGGCGGCAAGGGCGGCGGCGGCCGTCCCGACATGGCGCAGGCCGGTGGCCCCGACGGCGCCAATGCGGCCGCGGCGCTCACGGCGATCGAAAAAGCCATGATCGAACAAAAATCGGCCGGCGCGTAG
- a CDS encoding DUF6691 family protein: protein MTILIQFGIGVVFGLGLIVSGMSNPAKVLNFLDVGGIPAGTWDASLAFVMAGAVAVTFIGFSRVLKLARPVFADRFHVPTRKDIDPRIIAGPAIFGIGWGLVGFCPGPALTALGFGSASAFIFVAAMCAGMVLARFIAQLPSATRVVTPADPLET, encoded by the coding sequence ATGACAATCCTCATTCAATTCGGAATCGGTGTGGTCTTTGGCCTTGGCCTCATCGTCTCAGGTATGTCGAACCCGGCGAAGGTCCTGAATTTCCTGGACGTTGGCGGCATCCCGGCGGGAACGTGGGATGCAAGCCTCGCTTTCGTGATGGCCGGCGCGGTCGCGGTGACCTTCATCGGCTTCAGTCGCGTCTTGAAACTGGCGCGGCCTGTCTTCGCCGATCGCTTCCATGTCCCAACGCGAAAAGATATCGATCCGAGAATTATCGCCGGTCCCGCCATCTTCGGTATCGGCTGGGGCCTTGTAGGCTTTTGTCCAGGCCCGGCGTTGACCGCGCTCGGATTTGGCTCGGCGTCCGCATTCATCTTCGTCGCCGCGATGTGTGCTGGCATGGTGCTCGCCCGCTTCATCGCGCAGCTTCCGTCGGCAACGCGTGTCGTCACGCCGGCAGATCCGCTCGAAACCTGA
- the recA gene encoding recombinase RecA, protein MSTTALRIVEGSSMDKSKALAAALSQIERQFGKGSVMKLGKNDRSMDVEAISSGSLGLDIALGIGGLPKGRVVEIYGPESSGKTTLALHTVAEGQKKGGICAFIDAEHALDPVYARKLGVNIDELLISQPDTGEQALEICDTLVRSGAVDVLVIDSVAALVPKAELEGEMGDALPGLQARLMSQALRKLTASINKSNTMVIFINQIRMKIGVMYGSPETTTGGNALKFYASIRLDIRRIGAIKERDEVVGNTTRVKVVKNKLAPPFKQVEFDIMYGEGVSKMGEILDLGVKAGIVEKSGAWFSYDSQRLGQGRENSKAFLKANPDITAKIETSIRQNSGLIAEQILAGSPERDADGEEPADE, encoded by the coding sequence ATGTCCACCACTGCCCTGCGTATCGTCGAAGGATCCTCCATGGACAAGAGTAAAGCTCTCGCCGCCGCGCTCTCCCAGATCGAGCGGCAGTTCGGCAAGGGCTCGGTGATGAAGCTGGGCAAGAACGACCGTTCGATGGATGTCGAGGCGATCTCGTCGGGCTCGTTGGGGCTCGATATCGCGCTCGGGATCGGCGGCCTGCCGAAGGGGCGCGTCGTGGAGATCTACGGGCCGGAATCCTCGGGCAAGACCACGCTGGCGCTGCACACGGTTGCGGAAGGGCAGAAGAAGGGCGGCATCTGCGCCTTCATCGACGCCGAGCACGCGCTCGACCCGGTCTATGCGCGCAAGCTGGGCGTCAACATCGACGAGCTCCTGATCTCCCAGCCGGACACCGGCGAGCAGGCGCTGGAAATCTGCGACACGCTGGTGCGCTCCGGCGCGGTCGACGTGCTGGTGATCGATTCGGTCGCGGCCCTGGTGCCGAAAGCCGAGCTCGAGGGCGAGATGGGCGACGCGCTGCCGGGCCTGCAGGCCCGTCTGATGAGCCAGGCGCTGCGCAAGCTGACGGCGTCCATCAACAAGTCCAATACCATGGTGATCTTCATCAATCAGATCCGCATGAAGATCGGTGTGATGTACGGCTCGCCGGAGACCACCACCGGCGGCAACGCGCTGAAATTCTACGCCTCCATCCGTCTCGACATCCGCCGCATCGGCGCGATCAAGGAGCGCGACGAGGTTGTCGGCAACACCACCCGCGTCAAGGTCGTCAAGAACAAGCTGGCGCCGCCCTTCAAGCAGGTCGAGTTCGACATCATGTACGGCGAGGGCGTCTCCAAGATGGGCGAGATCCTCGATCTCGGCGTCAAGGCCGGCATCGTCGAAAAGTCCGGCGCCTGGTTCTCCTATGACAGCCAGCGCCTCGGCCAGGGCCGCGAGAATTCGAAGGCGTTCCTGAAGGCCAACCCCGACATCACCGCCAAGATCGAGACCTCGATCCGCCAGAACTCCGGCCTGATCGCCGAGCAGATTCTCGCCGGGAGCCCCGAGCGTGACGCCGACGGCGAGGAGCCGGCGGACGAGTAA
- a CDS encoding PilZ domain-containing protein, with product MIEKRAAQRYRVFKGGTITFENCGITCTVRNMSADGAAIDLDTLVAVPQSFTLAIARDNFVRKCRPVWRSERRIGLAFVQ from the coding sequence ATGATCGAGAAGCGTGCAGCGCAGCGTTACCGTGTTTTCAAGGGTGGAACGATCACCTTTGAAAATTGCGGCATCACGTGCACGGTGCGAAACATGTCGGCGGACGGCGCCGCAATCGACCTCGATACCCTCGTCGCAGTGCCGCAATCGTTCACGCTCGCGATCGCGCGCGACAATTTCGTGCGGAAATGCCGCCCCGTCTGGCGCAGCGAGAGGCGCATCGGCCTCGCTTTCGTACAGTAG
- a CDS encoding HdeA/HdeB family chaperone yields MKTTLSLLFAAALSLSSMPAHATKLDLATMSCKQFLESGDDTIKMVLTWMDGWYKGDEENAIIDTDVFVENAKQFGSYCGKNPNVSIVTAADEVLGK; encoded by the coding sequence ATGAAGACCACGCTTTCGCTTCTGTTCGCCGCAGCGCTCTCGCTGTCGTCCATGCCCGCCCATGCCACCAAGCTCGATCTCGCGACCATGAGCTGCAAACAGTTCCTGGAGAGCGGCGACGACACCATCAAGATGGTGCTGACCTGGATGGACGGCTGGTACAAGGGAGATGAAGAGAACGCGATCATCGACACCGACGTGTTCGTCGAGAACGCCAAGCAGTTCGGCAGCTATTGCGGAAAGAATCCGAACGTCAGCATCGTCACGGCGGCTGACGAAGTGCTCGGCAAGTGA
- a CDS encoding PaaI family thioesterase produces MPSQPEAEFGITEARRILGEVFAPWVQDLNLSVERIEHLPPSDVPDWQPAALLRMPFSERLCRNGGVVCGQALMALADTAMVIANLAANRGYRPMTTVDQTTHFMRAVSSSDVLADARVVRLGRTMSFGRVTLLSATDNKPVAMVSSAFAMLPG; encoded by the coding sequence ATGCCATCGCAGCCAGAAGCCGAGTTCGGCATCACTGAAGCCAGACGCATCCTCGGCGAGGTCTTTGCGCCCTGGGTCCAGGATCTCAACCTGTCGGTCGAGCGCATCGAGCATCTGCCGCCGTCGGACGTGCCGGACTGGCAGCCGGCAGCGCTCCTGCGCATGCCTTTCTCGGAGCGCCTGTGCCGCAACGGCGGCGTGGTCTGCGGCCAGGCGCTGATGGCACTCGCCGATACCGCCATGGTGATTGCGAACCTCGCCGCCAACCGCGGTTATCGTCCGATGACGACGGTCGACCAGACCACGCATTTCATGCGCGCAGTCTCCTCGTCGGACGTGCTGGCCGACGCCCGCGTGGTCCGACTCGGGCGCACCATGAGCTTTGGCCGGGTCACGCTGCTCTCGGCCACCGACAACAAGCCGGTGGCGATGGTGTCGAGCGCGTTCGCGATGCTGCCGGGGTGA
- a CDS encoding YeeE/YedE family protein — MVVTPFTPIASLFGGALIGLSAVLLMWTTGRIAGVSGIAARLFPPYEGRQFAGRLAFVAGLVIAPVLVRLVTGSLPAQTIAAGTPLLIVAGLLTGFGAVWGSGCTSGHGVCGLSRLSVRSLVATMTFMAAGMATVFVMRHWT; from the coding sequence ATGGTCGTCACACCTTTTACGCCGATTGCGTCGCTCTTTGGCGGCGCGTTGATCGGCCTGTCCGCCGTGCTGCTGATGTGGACGACGGGGCGAATCGCGGGAGTCAGCGGAATCGCGGCGCGGCTGTTTCCGCCTTACGAGGGTCGGCAATTCGCCGGCCGGCTCGCCTTCGTCGCGGGCCTCGTCATCGCGCCCGTCCTGGTGCGCCTTGTCACCGGAAGCCTGCCGGCGCAAACGATCGCCGCCGGAACGCCGCTTCTGATTGTCGCGGGACTGCTCACCGGTTTTGGCGCGGTGTGGGGTAGCGGTTGCACCTCCGGCCACGGCGTCTGTGGCTTGTCGCGGTTGTCGGTGCGATCGCTGGTCGCGACCATGACCTTCATGGCGGCCGGCATGGCGACCGTCTTCGTGATGCGGCACTGGACCTGA
- a CDS encoding DUF2798 domain-containing protein, protein MPGIPRRYSHFVFGIIQSGLTSLIAAGIASFPAGNALDFLAHWMVSWLIAWAAMLPIVLLAAPAIRAFSLRLTQEEGGSQTGRPAWKSASKSE, encoded by the coding sequence ATGCCGGGCATCCCCCGCCGCTATTCTCATTTCGTGTTCGGAATCATCCAGTCCGGACTGACCTCGCTGATCGCCGCGGGCATCGCCAGCTTTCCGGCAGGGAACGCACTGGACTTCCTCGCGCACTGGATGGTGTCGTGGCTGATCGCATGGGCGGCGATGCTGCCGATCGTGCTGCTCGCGGCGCCGGCGATCCGCGCCTTCTCGCTGCGGCTGACGCAGGAGGAGGGCGGTTCGCAAACCGGCCGGCCGGCATGGAAATCGGCATCAAAATCGGAATGA